A window of the Eretmochelys imbricata isolate rEreImb1 chromosome 7, rEreImb1.hap1, whole genome shotgun sequence genome harbors these coding sequences:
- the LRRN4CL gene encoding LRRN4 C-terminal-like protein yields the protein MTILLGFSAPVFTAACLLILCPKGAPTSMGGSLPLPPKGQSHWPWLHAQESSPLTSPTPQHDLGTDYYSYEDLSTPEMPGSQHPSYQPCDYHHCRHLQPACAELREETGCLCPGVTGPDVPPEPPQLGVVHVTESAASLHWCAPSSTVWEYRLMYQADGDHTIAGPIFNSTFRMAVLGGLHPSTSYLVCIMAANQAGVSPTDDGSRDHGPCRTIRTLAPQLPYAYVVAGLAAMFGLVVVAALTWHFALRSRRRQFHGSQDNILDGEVGPGGVTNGSYGGKEQL from the coding sequence GCCTCCTGATCCTGTGCCCAAAGGGGGCTCCAACGAGCATGGGAGGCTCCCTACCCCTTCCCCCGAAGGGCCAGAGCCACTGGCCCTGGCTCCATGCCCAGGAGAGCAgcccccttacctcccccaccccccagcatgaCTTGGGGACAGACTATTACAGCTATGAGGAcctctccaccccagagatgcctggctcccagcacccatCCTATCAGCCTTGTGACTACCACCATTGCCGCCACCTGCAGCCAGCCTGTGCAGAGCTGAGAGAGGAGACTGGTTGCCTATGCCCTGGAGTGACTGGCCCAGATGTGCCCCCAGAACCGCCCCAGCTGGGGGTAGTGCACGTCACTGAGTCTGCGGCCAGCCTGCATTGGTGTGCCCCCTCCTCCACAGTGTGGGAGTACCGGCTGATGTACCAGGCTGATGGGGACCACACCATTGCTGGTCCCATCTTCAACAGCACCTTCCGGATGGCAGTGCTTGGGGGACTGCACCCCAGCACCTCCTATCTGGTGTGCATCATGGCAGCCAACCAGGCCGGTGTCAGCCCCACTGACGATGGGAGTCGGGACCACGGACCATGCCGTACCATCCGCACCctggccccccagctcccctaTGCATATGTGGTGGCAGGACTGGCGGCCATGTTCGGCCTGGTGGTGGTGGCCGCGCTGACCTGGCACTTTGCCCTGCGCTCGAGGAGACGGCAGTTCCACGGCTCCCAGGACAACATCCtggatggagaggtggggccaggtGGGGTGACCAATGGCTCATACGGGGGCAAGGAGCAGCTGTAG